The Halobacillus amylolyticus nucleotide sequence ACGCATTCAAACTATCAGGTCTATTTAACACACACGAAAGCACCGGCCCATTCAACGATACACTTAAATGATCATTACTCAAATTTTGCAAAACGATCAGCTCCTTATTAAGATATATAATGCTTTTTCTCAATCATAACATCAGCAATGGCACGATTTCGCTCAATCGTGTCTTCCCATCGATAGCTGCTTAGCAAACCCGCTACATTCATCAGTGCCTTTCTTCGCTCTTCCCCCGTAAGGAGGTTAGAAAGGAGAGAGGTTGATGCCTGATGAACATCCCCTGTCGCCTCTTCGACAACCGTATACGCGAGCTGAGTTTTCAAATCTATTTCTTTATCAGATACCTGAATAGCTTTAATAGTGCGGAGCACGGCTGATTCGCTTGCATAGATCGCAATCGCAAGGTCGGCCAGCTTCATCAGCGTTTCTTGCTCTGATTGGATTGCGTTTCCATACACTCGATAAGCAGCGCCAGCACAAACGAGGTACAGATCTTTGAACAGAGCTACGGCTTCTTGCAATTTTCCTAGAGGCCCTTCAACATTCATGAATTCACCATTCTTCAGCGAATGTTCAGCTTTCTCCATTAACGTTCCTGCATCAAACTCGGCTTTTGCGGCTTTTTTGAAAAAGGTTCCAGGGATCAACAGTCGATTGATTTCGTTCGTACCTTCAAAGATACGGTTGATGCGCGCGTCGCGATACGCTTGCTCAATCGGATATTCTTTAATAAAGCCAGCGCCGCCGTGGAGTTGTAACGACTCGTCTGCGATTTCGTCTAGTGTTTCGGATCCAGTGATCTTAAAAATGGCAGACTCCAGGGCATGCTCGTTCATGGCCTTAGCAATCGCTTTGTGATCGGAGGAATCACTATGTTCTGCTAGTGCTGATTCGATATGGCCTGCTGTACGATAAAGTAAGGATTCGGTTGCATACAGTTTTGCGGCCATATGGGCGAATTTTTCTTTGCTTGCATTGAAGTCGGCAATTGTGCGGCCAAATTGTTTTCGTTCACTCGTGTGTTCTAGTGCTAATTGAAAACAAAATTTTGCTGCCCCTGTTGTAGCAAATCCAAGATTGAAGCGGCCAAGATTAAGCACGTTTAGGGCGATTAGATGTCCTTTTCCAACTTCACCAAGCAGATTGCCAGCAGGAACTTCGCAGTCTTCTAAAACAACGGAACATGTAGATGACCCTTTGATACCCATTTTGTCTTCTTCTGATCCAATCGACAGTCCTTTAAAGTTACGTTCCACAATAAAGGCACTAAAATGTTCCCCGTCCACTTTTGCATAAACAATGAATGTATCTGCAAAAGAGGCATTGGTAATGTAAATTTTCGTACCATTTAAAATATAATGAGTGCCTGCTTCGTTTAACTTGGCCGTCGTTTTGGCTGACAAGGCATCAGATCCCGCTTCTGGTTCAGTTAGGCAATAGGCTCCAATATATTCACCACTCGCAAGCTTTGGAAGGTATCTTTGTTTTTGTTCTTCGGTGCCAAAATACGTTATCGGCAATGTCGCAATACAGGTATGATTTGAATGTGCGACACTGTAGCCACTTGCGTTTCCTAGGGATTCACCGACAATTCCTTTACTGATTTTATCAAGACCAAGGCCGCCATAGGCTTCAGGAATGCTATGACTTAACAGCCCCAACTCGCCAGCCTTCCTCATTTTTTCAGCTACTAATGGAAAATTCCCTGCTTCCAGCTCCTTTCTATACGGGTGTATTTCCCGGGAAATAAATTGTCGAGCCGTGTCAGCAATCATCTTATGCTCTTCACTTCGATCTTCAGGTGTAAACACCGTTTCCAGTGCTATATCCGTAATTAAAAAGTCTCCACCTTTGACACTGTGTTCAACAGAATACATTCACTGTACCCCCTTAATTTGTCCGCTTTCCGGGTCATATTTTGCTATCGTAGATAACAAGCCTTCCTGTGCTATAAATTGAATTTCTTTTTCATCCATGCCTAAATCAACAAGGGTCTGCCCAATTCTAGTGGTGCGGAGTGTTTCAAACGGAGCTGCACATCCCTGATAGAATAGTAACGCGGTTCTCGCCGCATCTGATAGCTCAAAATCTCCTTCTTCTACTAGAAAAGAAACCAAACTACCTGCCCCATAGAAATCCTCCATTGTATAATGTCCACTCGTACCTGAACAAACGAGAACGATCGTATCGTCTTTATGCTCGTTTGCTAAGTGTTGTGCCATTGCCTGATTGTTTAATAGAGAAGAGGCGTATAATGCATCAGCCTGACTTGAACGATTGAGGGCGACCGTGCCATTTGTAGTCGATAAAACGAGATGTTTTCCTGCTACAATAGGCTGTAAAAAGCTGCGCAAGGGATGCTCGAAGCCGTCGATCGTCCTTCCCTTGTCTTCACCTGCCAACACATAAGGCTCATGTAACGATTTCGCTTTTTCACGAGCCTGCGCTTGATCATATACAGCAATGACCGAAGCAGCTCCATCAGCAAGGGCAGCTGTGATCGTAGATGTCGCAAACAGGACATCAAAGACAACGGCTACTTTGCCTTTCATCAGGTCTGGTTGAATGTCTTCCTTTTTAAAAATAACTTGAATATCGCTCATACTTACAACCCAGCCGTTTCTTCTGCATGTTTTATTAAATTATTGACAAACACGTTCATACTGGCAAACCGCGGGTCATTTGTTTGTCCATTTTTGTAGCGGTAATAAATTTGTTGAATGATTCCGGCTAGTTTGAAGTAGGCAAAGGTCACATACACATTGATATTTGTAAGATCACGGCCGCTTCTAGCCGCATATGCTTCAATAAATTCATCACGCGTATAAAATCCCTCATAAACGGTGAGCGGTTTTTTACCAAGTCCTGTTTTTAGAAGTTCAGGGTCATCCTTTTCAATCCAATAGCTCATCGCTGCTCCGAGGTCGGCAAGCGGGTCACCCACTGTAGTCATTTCCCAATCAAATAACCCAACCATATTTGCCTGTTCATCAAACATCGCATTGTTTAATTTGTAGTCATAATGAATAATTGATGCTTGATCAGAGACGGGAATATGGTCCACCAACCATTTTTTCAATCGTTCGCCACTGACAACATCATCTGTTCGTGCTTTCTCATAACGCTTAATCCATCCGTGAATTTGCCGCTCCATAAACCCTTCAGGCTTCACCATATTTTTAAGGTCGGTGGTTGTATAATCGATAGCATGCAATTCAACCAATCGATCAACCATGGTGTCAGAAAGGGTTCTACCTAATTCAGCCGTCTGTTCTATCCCATCCGGAAATTTGGTGTCAAAAGTCAGTCCATGGCGCCGTTCCATAACAAAAAAGGGCCGTCCAAGCAGGTCGCCTTTTTCAAATACATATGGCTTTGGAGCTAGCGGAAATACTGGATGAATCGCTTTGAGAACCTGATATTCACGTTCCATATCATGGGCTTTTGGTGCAACGGGCCCCATTGGCGGACGCCGTAATACGGCTTCCCAGTCTCCGATGGTGAGCTCATAGGTTAAATTTGAATGCCCTGCCCCAAATTGTCTTACTTCGAGTTCTTCGTCTGGTAAATTAGCAACCTCATTACGTAAAAAAGGTTCGATTTTGCCTACATCTAACTCTTCCCCTTTACGAACTTCACGCGTATCTTTCGTTTGTACGATAAGGACACCTCCTAATTAGCTGCCAACTGATAAGTTTCCAGCTGCTTTCTCATATCACCTGTCAAGGGAGCACTCTTTTGCTGAGCAAAATCAAACTGGACGATCACACTGGATCCTTTAGCTACGAGCTCTCCTGAATCCTTTTCATACATTTCCTGCTCCAAATGAAAGCTTGAATTGCCAACCTTAGTTACACCACTCTTAATGACAAGGGTTTGGTTAAAATAAACCTGTTTTAAAAAGTCACACTTAATCGAGGCAAGAATAAAATTCCAATCCTCTTTTACTAATCCTAAGTCACTAAAAAAACGAATTCTCGCATCCTCCATATAGACAAAAAAGTTGTTATTATTCACATGTCCTAGTAAATCGGTTTCACAAAATCGTACCCATATTTCAATCTGATGCATCTTCATCGCCCCTTATCTGCTCTTCACTTTGTTGTTGTACGTATAAAAGCCTTTGCCCGTCTTCCTGCCAAACTCCCCTGCCTCCACTTTTTTCACAAGTGTTTCTGACGGTTTATCCTCAGGGTCACCTGTTTCTGCATAGCGCTGTTGCATCACATAATAGCCAACATCAATGCCTGATAGATCCATCAATTCAAATGGCCCAATCGGATGACTTAAAGCCTTACGGGTAATTTTGTCAATATCTTTGAAGTCAGCATATCCTCCCTCATATAAAGCCATCGCTTCCTTCTGGATTGCAAATAGGATTCGATTCGCAATAAAACCGGAAATTTCTTTTTGTAAAAGAACGGCTGTACGATTCATTTGTTCACATACGTCCATAGCCAGCACAGCTGCTTCTTCAGAGGTATGGTCCCCTTTAACGACTTCCACACAATCCATTACAAGCGGCGGGAAGAAGAAGTGCATGTTGCAGACTTTCTCAGGCCGAGACGTAGCATCAGCGATTAAGGAGCTGACTATTGTTGATGAATTTGTGGCAAGCACCGCATGTTTCGGCGCAATTTCATCGACGCGCGCGAACACTTCACGCTTCACCTTTAACTTTTCAACAACAGCTTCAATGACAAGATCCGCTTCACTTGCTGCTTCTTTCAAATCGGTCGTAAACATGATGCGCTCAAAGGCCTCATCCCGCGACCTAGCGGTGATTTTCTCTTTTTGGACCCATCTCTGCATAATTTCAGTCAATTTCTTTTTCGCCTGATCAAGTGAATCTTGACTCATGTCTTGTACACTCGTTTGAAATCCAGCTAACGCACTAAGCATCGCAATTTGATGCCCCATTGAACCTGCCCCAATAACCGTTACGTGTTTAACCGTCATTTTATTCCTCCTCTGTTCCTTATAAAAAACATTTTTCAATAAAAACTTTTCTCAATTTAACAGGAAGCATGCATCCCACCGTCTACGACTAATACGTCGCCTGTTACATAGTTTGAAGCTCTAGAAGCTAGGAACAAAGCAGCTCCTTTTAAGTCTTCCTCTGTCCCAAAACGGCCGGAAGGCGTCCGATCAAGAATCAAATCCCCACCCTGTTCAAGCAAGCCTTTAGACATTTTCGTTGGAAAGAATCCAGGGGCTAGCGCATTCACCTGAATATTTTTCGGTCCCCACTT carries:
- a CDS encoding 3-hydroxyacyl-CoA dehydrogenase family protein, producing MTVKHVTVIGAGSMGHQIAMLSALAGFQTSVQDMSQDSLDQAKKKLTEIMQRWVQKEKITARSRDEAFERIMFTTDLKEAASEADLVIEAVVEKLKVKREVFARVDEIAPKHAVLATNSSTIVSSLIADATSRPEKVCNMHFFFPPLVMDCVEVVKGDHTSEEAAVLAMDVCEQMNRTAVLLQKEISGFIANRILFAIQKEAMALYEGGYADFKDIDKITRKALSHPIGPFELMDLSGIDVGYYVMQQRYAETGDPEDKPSETLVKKVEAGEFGRKTGKGFYTYNNKVKSR
- a CDS encoding 2-phosphosulfolactate phosphatase, which codes for MSDIQVIFKKEDIQPDLMKGKVAVVFDVLFATSTITAALADGAASVIAVYDQAQAREKAKSLHEPYVLAGEDKGRTIDGFEHPLRSFLQPIVAGKHLVLSTTNGTVALNRSSQADALYASSLLNNQAMAQHLANEHKDDTIVLVCSGTSGHYTMEDFYGAGSLVSFLVEEGDFELSDAARTALLFYQGCAAPFETLRTTRIGQTLVDLGMDEKEIQFIAQEGLLSTIAKYDPESGQIKGVQ
- a CDS encoding acyl-CoA thioesterase, which encodes MHQIEIWVRFCETDLLGHVNNNNFFVYMEDARIRFFSDLGLVKEDWNFILASIKCDFLKQVYFNQTLVIKSGVTKVGNSSFHLEQEMYEKDSGELVAKGSSVIVQFDFAQQKSAPLTGDMRKQLETYQLAAN
- a CDS encoding acyl-CoA dehydrogenase family protein is translated as MYSVEHSVKGGDFLITDIALETVFTPEDRSEEHKMIADTARQFISREIHPYRKELEAGNFPLVAEKMRKAGELGLLSHSIPEAYGGLGLDKISKGIVGESLGNASGYSVAHSNHTCIATLPITYFGTEEQKQRYLPKLASGEYIGAYCLTEPEAGSDALSAKTTAKLNEAGTHYILNGTKIYITNASFADTFIVYAKVDGEHFSAFIVERNFKGLSIGSEEDKMGIKGSSTCSVVLEDCEVPAGNLLGEVGKGHLIALNVLNLGRFNLGFATTGAAKFCFQLALEHTSERKQFGRTIADFNASKEKFAHMAAKLYATESLLYRTAGHIESALAEHSDSSDHKAIAKAMNEHALESAIFKITGSETLDEIADESLQLHGGAGFIKEYPIEQAYRDARINRIFEGTNEINRLLIPGTFFKKAAKAEFDAGTLMEKAEHSLKNGEFMNVEGPLGKLQEAVALFKDLYLVCAGAAYRVYGNAIQSEQETLMKLADLAIAIYASESAVLRTIKAIQVSDKEIDLKTQLAYTVVEEATGDVHQASTSLLSNLLTGEERRKALMNVAGLLSSYRWEDTIERNRAIADVMIEKKHYIS
- a CDS encoding phosphotransferase family protein encodes the protein MVQTKDTREVRKGEELDVGKIEPFLRNEVANLPDEELEVRQFGAGHSNLTYELTIGDWEAVLRRPPMGPVAPKAHDMEREYQVLKAIHPVFPLAPKPYVFEKGDLLGRPFFVMERRHGLTFDTKFPDGIEQTAELGRTLSDTMVDRLVELHAIDYTTTDLKNMVKPEGFMERQIHGWIKRYEKARTDDVVSGERLKKWLVDHIPVSDQASIIHYDYKLNNAMFDEQANMVGLFDWEMTTVGDPLADLGAAMSYWIEKDDPELLKTGLGKKPLTVYEGFYTRDEFIEAYAARSGRDLTNINVYVTFAYFKLAGIIQQIYYRYKNGQTNDPRFASMNVFVNNLIKHAEETAGL